The sequence GACAATCGAAACATGTTTGCGTCAAGCAGGAAAACTTCCGTCCGATTTCGATTCGTAAAATGTTCCCACATTGGCACGAAGCATATGAAAAAGCTAAGAAGTAATTTCTACATAGAGGAGTTGCCCCTTTTAAAACTCCCATACTGAAGCATGACAGAAAGGAAGATCCTCCATGGCATTCGGGTTAACAAAACATGAATTACATGCATGGAAAGAGCGTGTAAAGCGTGGAGAGATTGCATTTCTCACTCATTACTGGCTTGATGATCGATTTCCCCATGCACGATCTGTAACGAAAGTCGGCTGCTGTGACATCGATACATTAACTGGATGGGGTAAGAAGTATGGTTTAAAAAAAGAATGGATTCATCAGAGGGAAGACGGATTTCCTCATTTTGATCTTTTGGGAGACATTCAATATCATATTCTCCTTACAGAGGGGTTACACGACCATATTGCACGTTTTCTGAACCGGACATAAAAAGGCTGGCATATGCCAGCCTTCCATGCTTTCTTATTTTTTGTACTCATATGAAGGTTCTTTAAGTTTATCGTCAAACTTAACGTACAAATCATGACCATCAAAAAACCATAAATCTCTTTCTTCAATAAAAAATTCCCGGTTCTCGACTTCGACTCGTTCGCCAATATCCACCGGTTCGTCTTTATTCACTCCTAATGAAAAACTATCATGCAGAGGACTGGAACCTCCATAGCGCACATAAAAACGAACTTGATCGCCTTCCTCTACAAGCATTTCGTCTTTAAACCACGTAAGAGCTTCTTTTGAAATATGTATCTTCATCGATGAGTCTCCTTTCTCTACAGGTATTCTCCCAGAGTATTTCTTGTAACTTTACAAAGAAGGTTTCATTTCATATTATATACATATAGAAGACGGAACATCTACTATTACGCATAAAGGATGAGACAAATGAATACACAATCATTATTGTATTACATAGGTGCATTTATCTTTGCCGGATTAAGTGTATTAACATTTCTGCAATTGCACGAAGCCAAATATCAGATAGAAGCCGGTACATTTATTATCATTGCTGCACTCATTTACTATGGTATGGTCACCCTATACTTTAAGGCGAGCCGCAAAACTTTTTTGATGGCCAATGCCTTATTGGCTGTTTTAGCCCTTGGTGGCATTTTCTTTAATTCATTGCTATTCGGTGGACATTAAAAAAACGAGCTTTCCCATTGTGGAAGCTCGTTTTTTTGCAGCTGAGTAAATTCAGGTTAATACATTGGAATAGGTTATTATGGACGTATCTTCAAAGCAGCATGGCTTGAAGCCACAAGTTCACCTTGCCTTTTCTTATTCAG is a genomic window of Rossellomorea sp. y25 containing:
- a CDS encoding HesB/YadR/YfhF family protein, translated to MKIHISKEALTWFKDEMLVEEGDQVRFYVRYGGSSPLHDSFSLGVNKDEPVDIGERVEVENREFFIEERDLWFFDGHDLYVKFDDKLKEPSYEYKK